From a region of the Azospirillum formosense genome:
- a CDS encoding mechanosensitive ion channel domain-containing protein, which produces MGALAVLLLLLAGFAAPSLAAGPVPGAAMPAPAAAAPAEPAASPDPTPEQMQAMITTLEDPAARARLVEQLKALVAAQKGLEQAKAEEAPAASTLPETIGASALSFLAERMDVLSRQLVQVGNVFKELPGAIEWANRQMVDQSARDRWVQIAIQLTMILTAGLAIGRFVGWLLARPRNALAARRGTTALVRLPLLLGRALLELAPIAAFIVVGYAILSVSEPGPRVRLVALAVINATVILQILLVAARILISPFAPSLRLVRMGDANALRLYRWVRRLAAVGVYGYFLAEGAYVLGLPLGAYGALLKLLGLAIAGMLIALILQNRRIVADWMHGNPLSGDGDPAATAERESEGQGAVLRSARRRFADVWHVLAIIYVVVTFGVWVLNVYGGFEYLARATGITILVAVIARLLVNGINRGLRRGLRMVPESQGALPPLKDRASLYLPFLHRAVKTVIWVGAAMMILYGWGFDTLAWTDTRLGQRILRSTVTIGLLFVGSVIAWEVVSAMIERFLASTDRNGTRIERSARVRTLLPLLRNAFLIVLVTMVSLITLSELGVNIAPLLAGAGVVGLAVGFGSQTLVKDIITGLFILFEDSISIGDVVDVGGGHSGSVEAISIRSIRLRDGSGAIHTVPFNSVSTVKNMSKDFSYALFEVRVAYREDPDRVIELLKDIGASLQSDTQFAPDIMGPLEVMGLDKFQPDSTQLITARFKTRPTKQWGVSREFNRRMKKRFDELGVEVPTGSMQLIVGGNHPDRALAEALSQGS; this is translated from the coding sequence ATGGGCGCACTCGCCGTCCTTCTGCTGCTTCTCGCCGGCTTCGCCGCGCCGTCGCTGGCCGCCGGCCCCGTTCCGGGCGCCGCCATGCCGGCCCCCGCCGCCGCGGCCCCGGCGGAACCCGCCGCCTCGCCCGATCCGACGCCCGAGCAGATGCAGGCGATGATCACGACGCTGGAGGACCCGGCGGCCCGCGCCCGGCTGGTCGAGCAGCTGAAGGCGCTGGTCGCCGCGCAGAAGGGGCTGGAGCAGGCCAAGGCCGAGGAGGCCCCGGCGGCCAGCACCCTGCCCGAGACCATCGGGGCCAGCGCCCTGTCCTTCCTGGCCGAGCGCATGGACGTGCTGAGCCGCCAGCTCGTCCAGGTCGGCAACGTGTTCAAGGAGCTGCCCGGCGCCATCGAGTGGGCGAACCGGCAGATGGTCGACCAGTCCGCCCGCGACCGCTGGGTGCAGATCGCCATCCAACTGACGATGATCCTGACCGCCGGGCTGGCGATCGGGCGCTTCGTCGGCTGGCTGCTCGCCCGCCCGCGCAACGCGCTGGCCGCCCGCCGGGGCACGACGGCGCTGGTGCGCCTGCCGCTGCTGCTCGGCCGGGCGCTGCTGGAGCTGGCGCCCATCGCCGCCTTCATCGTCGTCGGCTACGCCATCCTGTCGGTCAGCGAGCCGGGGCCGCGCGTCCGGCTGGTCGCGCTGGCCGTCATCAACGCCACCGTCATCCTGCAGATCCTGCTGGTCGCCGCCCGCATCCTGATCTCCCCCTTCGCGCCCTCCCTGCGGCTGGTGCGGATGGGCGACGCCAACGCGCTGCGCCTCTACCGCTGGGTCCGCCGGCTGGCCGCGGTCGGCGTCTACGGCTATTTCCTGGCCGAGGGCGCCTATGTGCTGGGCCTGCCGCTCGGCGCCTACGGCGCGCTGCTGAAGCTGCTGGGGCTGGCGATCGCCGGCATGCTGATCGCGCTGATCCTGCAGAACCGCCGCATCGTCGCCGACTGGATGCACGGCAACCCGCTGTCGGGCGACGGCGACCCGGCGGCCACCGCGGAGCGCGAGTCGGAGGGCCAGGGCGCCGTCCTGCGCTCCGCCCGCCGCCGCTTCGCCGACGTCTGGCACGTCCTGGCGATCATCTATGTCGTGGTGACCTTCGGCGTCTGGGTGCTGAACGTCTATGGCGGGTTCGAGTATCTGGCCCGCGCCACCGGCATCACCATCCTGGTCGCGGTGATCGCCCGGCTGCTGGTCAACGGCATCAACCGCGGCCTGCGCCGCGGCCTGCGCATGGTCCCGGAAAGCCAGGGCGCCCTGCCGCCGCTGAAGGACCGCGCGTCCCTCTACCTGCCCTTCCTGCACCGGGCGGTGAAGACGGTGATCTGGGTCGGTGCCGCGATGATGATCCTCTACGGTTGGGGCTTCGACACGCTGGCCTGGACGGACACCCGGCTCGGCCAGCGCATCCTGCGCAGCACGGTGACCATCGGCCTCCTGTTCGTCGGCTCCGTCATCGCCTGGGAGGTGGTGAGCGCGATGATCGAGCGCTTCCTCGCCTCCACCGACCGCAACGGCACGCGGATCGAGCGCAGCGCGCGGGTGCGCACCCTGCTGCCGCTGCTGCGCAACGCCTTCCTGATCGTCCTGGTCACCATGGTGTCGCTGATCACCCTGTCGGAACTGGGCGTCAACATCGCGCCGCTGCTGGCCGGTGCCGGTGTGGTCGGTCTGGCCGTCGGCTTCGGATCGCAGACCCTGGTCAAGGACATCATCACCGGCCTGTTCATCCTGTTCGAGGACAGCATCTCCATCGGCGACGTGGTGGACGTCGGCGGCGGCCATTCCGGCTCGGTGGAGGCCATCTCCATCCGCTCGATCCGGCTGCGCGACGGCTCGGGCGCCATCCACACCGTGCCCTTCAACTCGGTCAGCACCGTCAAGAACATGTCGAAGGACTTCTCCTACGCCCTGTTCGAGGTGCGCGTCGCCTACCGCGAGGACCCCGACCGCGTGATCGAGCTGTTGAAGGACATCGGCGCCAGCCTGCAATCCGACACCCAGTTCGCGCCCGACATCATGGGGCCGCTGGAGGTGATGGGCCTGGACAAGTTCCAGCCCGACTCGACCCAGCTCATCACCGCGCGCTTCAAGACCCGCCCGACCAAGCAGTGGGGCGTGTCGCGCGAGTTCAACCGTCGCATGAAGAAGCGTTTCGACGAGCTGGGGGTGGAGGTGCCGACCGGCTCCATGCAGCTCATCGTCGGGGGCAATCACCCCGACCGCGCCCTGGCCGAGGCGCTCAGCCAGGGTTCGTGA